The Kitasatospora paranensis genome has a window encoding:
- the rimP gene encoding ribosome maturation factor RimP: MERLRALLEPLAAEAGLDLEDVKVSQAGNRRQVQIDVDADGGVDLDAIAEFSRLVGQALDDSDLMGSAAYVLEVGSPGAERPLDEPRHWRRAEGRLANVVLVDGGEITARILESDEVGALVEVQPVKGRGRPKERRLEFTEVARARVQVEFNRKDEALLDEAPDIADDSDDSDDDA, translated from the coding sequence ATCGAGCGGCTGCGTGCGCTGCTGGAACCTCTGGCCGCCGAGGCCGGTCTCGATCTCGAGGACGTCAAGGTCTCCCAGGCCGGCAACCGCCGCCAGGTGCAGATCGACGTGGACGCCGACGGCGGTGTGGACCTCGATGCGATCGCCGAGTTCAGCCGCCTGGTCGGTCAGGCCCTGGACGATTCCGACCTGATGGGCAGCGCCGCGTACGTGCTGGAGGTCGGCTCCCCGGGTGCCGAGCGCCCGCTCGACGAGCCCCGCCACTGGCGCCGGGCCGAGGGCCGGCTGGCCAACGTCGTCCTGGTGGACGGCGGTGAGATCACGGCGCGGATCCTGGAGAGCGACGAGGTCGGCGCCCTGGTGGAGGTGCAGCCGGTGAAGGGCCGCGGCCGCCCGAAGGAGCGCCGCCTGGAGTTCACCGAGGTGGCCCGGGCCCGGGTGCAGGTGGAGTTCAACCGCAAGGACGAGGCGCTGCTCGACGAGGCGCCCGACATCGCGGACGACTCCGACGACTCCGACGACGACGCGTAA
- a CDS encoding ferritin-like domain-containing protein has protein sequence MPAAAVPALQTALAAEHAAVYGYGVVGARMPAGPQREDARASYTAHQARRDALQRLVAAAGASPAAAAAGYRLPFAVPDTATAVRLAAHLETQLTAVWADAVAGTAGPLRQTAAGALRDTALRAVHWGADLSALPGLPDSAVTGSASGSPSAPTPRAPHRRADRARTADDRQ, from the coding sequence GTGCCCGCCGCGGCGGTACCCGCCCTGCAGACCGCGCTGGCCGCCGAGCACGCCGCCGTGTACGGCTACGGAGTGGTCGGCGCCCGCATGCCGGCCGGGCCGCAGCGCGAGGACGCCCGGGCGTCCTACACCGCGCACCAGGCCCGCCGGGACGCCCTGCAGCGGCTCGTCGCCGCCGCCGGGGCGTCCCCGGCGGCCGCGGCCGCCGGCTACCGGCTGCCGTTCGCCGTGCCGGACACCGCCACGGCCGTCCGGCTCGCCGCGCACCTGGAGACCCAGCTCACCGCGGTCTGGGCGGACGCCGTGGCCGGCACCGCCGGCCCGCTGCGGCAGACCGCCGCGGGCGCCCTGCGCGACACCGCGCTGCGCGCCGTGCACTGGGGCGCCGACCTCAGCGCGCTGCCCGGCCTGCCGGACTCCGCCGTGACCGGGAGCGCGAGCGGCAGCCCGTCCGCGCCCACCCCTCGGGCGCCGCACCGAAGAGCTGACCGTGCCCGCACGGCCGATGACCGACAATGA